AAATGCTTATGTACTTATTTGCGACAAGAACAGTTACGCTGTGCATGATATCAATCCATTTGTTGTCCTTCAACAGGTACTGCTATAAGATACCTGATGGCTATCCTTTGGATAAGGCTGCACCTTTGCTATGTGCAGGTATCACAGTATACAGTCCCATGATGCGTCATAAGATGAACCAGCCTGGTAAATCACTCGGCGTGATAGGGCTCGGTGGCCTCGGACATATGGCTGTAAAGTTTGGCAAAGCTTTTGGTTTGAAAGTTACTGTTTTCAGTACTAGTGAATCCAAGAAAGAGGAAGCCCTGAATCTCCTCAGAGCCGACAACTTTGTGATCTCATCAGACAAGCAGCAGATGATGGTACGGTCTATATCGATTTTTTCAGACGTCTGCTTTGTCATATACTTGAATTTTGTCCCTTGTATCAGAAATCTAGAGCACACTTTTCCTATTCTTTGTACGAATTATGGATGTAGCTTTACAAACATGAAACTGGTTTTTCTACTGTTCTCTGATATATTTCTCGTTATCTTTCTTTTTGCCAGTCTTTGATGAAGTCATTGGATTACATCATCGACACTGCTTCCGGAGATCACCCTTTTGATCCATACATGTCTCTCTTGAAAGTTGGTGGGGTTCTAGTCCTGGTAGGCTTCCCAAGTGAAGTCCGACTACTTCCTATAAGCCTCAACATGGGTATGATTCTTCTTCTTGTCTATTACCAAGTTCAATCATGTTGTTCGAATCTCTATATTGCTACAGGTAGTTATCACCGTGTTAATTCACATGTCTCACCAGCTCAGCAACATGTTTTATCCTTTCAGGTGCAAAAAGCATATCTGGGAGCATGACAGGCGGCACCAAAGAGACTCAGGAGATGTTGAACTTTTGTGCAACAAATCAAGTATACCCTGAGGTAGAAGTTATTAATATTCAGTACATAAATGAGGCTCTCGAGAGGCTCATTAAAAGGGATGTGAAGTATCGCTTCGTAATCGATATCGCAAACTCTCTCAATTAGATGTAGAATTAACTATTGTGTTGGGATGAGAGGGATTATTTAAGTGATCGTAAATGTAAAAAAGAATTTTTtcaaaagtaaaaaatatttatatcttgTGTTCCTTATCTCACTCAAGTTTGAGGGAAATGATGATCGTATCCCGCTTTTTGCAAAAGATCACATTCATCTTATTGATATTTCGAATATTATTGTGTCCAACAGGGAGGAGTTCAGTTTTTCGCTTGCAGGAAAAACTTTTTTTTAAGTGAATTTTTTGTGAAAAATATTTGTATCTTACTTTCTGTAAAAGATTAGGTCAAAATTTGTCTAGCAAAACGTATTCATGAGCATCTAAAGTTCATTTAGTATGTTTCgactaatcatatatttaataagACCAATTTATATAGCATCATTTTTGTAGCAAttgatttaataataaaatattcattttagatGTTTTGTTGATATGGGATGCTCAATAAGCTCTCGTAATCTATGATAGCTAGCTAACATTGCAAGTGCAATGTGTACTTATTAGATTCCACATATCAAGTCCCAattagttgaaaataatgatcatattacTTGCCCAATTGTGCTCATGTAAGGAGGGTTTATCTATCTCAAAGTGTAATATCTATTTCGGATCGACGATTATTATCACCTATGCTAAAAAGTGACTATGTTGTGTTTTGGTTACTTTCTTGTTTTAAGTGGATGTGTAATGCACGAAGAGAAAGTCATAGGTACATAAGATGCTTTAGAGATTTTTCGTCGAAGGCAGATGCATCATATGCAAATCAAATGCTTTGGGTATTTTTCAATCCTGGATAGATATATCATGTACGTACAATTAAGATGCTTTATGATGTGTCAGCAGCTTCCAATGCTTTTCAATCCTGGGTGGTGAGTGAGTGCATCTCGTATAAATTAGATGATGCTTTGGGGGTGCATCATATGCTTCGAATATTTTTCTATCCTAAATTGAATACTTTGAAGTGTA
Above is a genomic segment from Musa acuminata AAA Group cultivar baxijiao chromosome BXJ3-4, Cavendish_Baxijiao_AAA, whole genome shotgun sequence containing:
- the LOC135635555 gene encoding probable cinnamyl alcohol dehydrogenase 1 isoform X1, which gives rise to MLQANSTMAAELGHGNCLSWAARNVTGTLSPYRFDRRSVGADDISLKIKYCGVCFADVVWTRNKHGDSMYPLVPGHEIVGVVTATGSNVKGFKVGDHIGVGTYVNSCRNCEYCDDFLEVFCSKGPTLTFNGLDSDGTVTKGGYSSFIVVHERYCYKIPDGYPLDKAAPLLCAGITVYSPMMRHKMNQPGKSLGVIGLGGLGHMAVKFGKAFGLKVTVFSTSESKKEEALNLLRADNFVISSDKQQMMSLMKSLDYIIDTASGDHPFDPYMSLLKVGGVLVLVGFPSEVRLLPISLNMGAKSISGSMTGGTKETQEMLNFCATNQVYPEVEVINIQYINEALERLIKRDVKYRFVIDIANSLN
- the LOC135635555 gene encoding probable cinnamyl alcohol dehydrogenase 1 isoform X2, which gives rise to MAAELGHGNCLSWAARNVTGTLSPYRFDRRSVGADDISLKIKYCGVCFADVVWTRNKHGDSMYPLVPGHEIVGVVTATGSNVKGFKVGDHIGVGTYVNSCRNCEYCDDFLEVFCSKGPTLTFNGLDSDGTVTKGGYSSFIVVHERYCYKIPDGYPLDKAAPLLCAGITVYSPMMRHKMNQPGKSLGVIGLGGLGHMAVKFGKAFGLKVTVFSTSESKKEEALNLLRADNFVISSDKQQMMSLMKSLDYIIDTASGDHPFDPYMSLLKVGGVLVLVGFPSEVRLLPISLNMGAKSISGSMTGGTKETQEMLNFCATNQVYPEVEVINIQYINEALERLIKRDVKYRFVIDIANSLN